The following coding sequences are from one Molothrus aeneus isolate 106 chromosome Z, BPBGC_Maene_1.0, whole genome shotgun sequence window:
- the NMRK1 gene encoding nicotinamide riboside kinase 1 isoform X1, producing MKVLVIGLGGVTNGGKTTLAEKLKNMLPNCDIISQDDFFKPECEVETDERGFKLYDVLDALYMDEMVTSIRNWMKSPASSGVVTEEPESTCDNLKNVYILIVEGFLLYNYEPLNELWNRRYFLTLPYEECKRRRSTRVYQPADTPGYFDGHVWPMYLKYKNELEENASMQVDYLDGTKSQEELLSYVYSDIIQELNKLREENQQVTS from the exons ATGAAAGTATTGGTTATTGGCCTTGGGGG TGTAACAAATGGAGGGAAAACAACGCTAGCCGAAAAACTTAAGAATATGCTTCCCAACTGTGATATAATCTCTCAAGATGACTTCTTTAAG ccAGAGTGTGAAGTAGAAACAGATGAACGTGGATTTAAGCTATATGATG TACTTGATGCTCTCTATATGGATGAAATGGTGACAAGTATTCGCAATTGGATGAAAAGCCCAGCAAGCTCAGGTGTTGTGACAGAAGAGCCAGAGAGTACATGTGACAATCtgaaaaatgtttatattttgatTGTTGAAGGCTTTCTCCTTTACAATTATGA GCCCCTTAATGAACTATGGAATAGAAGATATTTTTTGACCCTGCCTTATGAAGAgtgcaaaaggagaaggag CACCAGAGTCTACCAGCCAGCAGATACACCAGGGTACTTCGATGGACACGTGTGGCCTATgtatttgaaatataaaaatgaattgGAAGAGAATGCAAGTATGCAAGTTG attATTTGGATGGAACAAAATCCCAAGAGGAGCTTTTATCCTATGTGTATAGTGATATAATACAGGAATTAAACAAGCTGAGGGAAGAAA atCAGCAGGTCACATCATGA
- the NMRK1 gene encoding nicotinamide riboside kinase 1 isoform X2, translating to MKVLVIGLGGVTNGGKTTLAEKLKNMLPNCDIISQDDFFKPECEVETDERGFKLYDVLDALYMDEMVTSIRNWMKSPASSGVVTEEPESTCDNLKNVYILIVEGFLLYNYEPLNELWNRRYFLTLPYEECKRRRSTRVYQPADTPGYFDGHVWPMYLKYKNELEENASMQVDSWHRTHEHFFFLPQIIWMEQNPKRSFYPMCIVI from the exons ATGAAAGTATTGGTTATTGGCCTTGGGGG TGTAACAAATGGAGGGAAAACAACGCTAGCCGAAAAACTTAAGAATATGCTTCCCAACTGTGATATAATCTCTCAAGATGACTTCTTTAAG ccAGAGTGTGAAGTAGAAACAGATGAACGTGGATTTAAGCTATATGATG TACTTGATGCTCTCTATATGGATGAAATGGTGACAAGTATTCGCAATTGGATGAAAAGCCCAGCAAGCTCAGGTGTTGTGACAGAAGAGCCAGAGAGTACATGTGACAATCtgaaaaatgtttatattttgatTGTTGAAGGCTTTCTCCTTTACAATTATGA GCCCCTTAATGAACTATGGAATAGAAGATATTTTTTGACCCTGCCTTATGAAGAgtgcaaaaggagaaggag CACCAGAGTCTACCAGCCAGCAGATACACCAGGGTACTTCGATGGACACGTGTGGCCTATgtatttgaaatataaaaatgaattgGAAGAGAATGCAAGTATGCAAGTTG ATAGCTGGCATAGAACACATGaacacttcttttttcttcctcagattATTTGGATGGAACAAAATCCCAAGAGGAGCTTTTATCCTATGTGTATAGTGATATAA
- the NMRK1 gene encoding nicotinamide riboside kinase 1 isoform X3, protein MLPNCDIISQDDFFKPECEVETDERGFKLYDVLDALYMDEMVTSIRNWMKSPASSGVVTEEPESTCDNLKNVYILIVEGFLLYNYEPLNELWNRRYFLTLPYEECKRRRSTRVYQPADTPGYFDGHVWPMYLKYKNELEENASMQVDYLDGTKSQEELLSYVYSDIIQELNKLREENQQVTS, encoded by the exons ATGCTTCCCAACTGTGATATAATCTCTCAAGATGACTTCTTTAAG ccAGAGTGTGAAGTAGAAACAGATGAACGTGGATTTAAGCTATATGATG TACTTGATGCTCTCTATATGGATGAAATGGTGACAAGTATTCGCAATTGGATGAAAAGCCCAGCAAGCTCAGGTGTTGTGACAGAAGAGCCAGAGAGTACATGTGACAATCtgaaaaatgtttatattttgatTGTTGAAGGCTTTCTCCTTTACAATTATGA GCCCCTTAATGAACTATGGAATAGAAGATATTTTTTGACCCTGCCTTATGAAGAgtgcaaaaggagaaggag CACCAGAGTCTACCAGCCAGCAGATACACCAGGGTACTTCGATGGACACGTGTGGCCTATgtatttgaaatataaaaatgaattgGAAGAGAATGCAAGTATGCAAGTTG attATTTGGATGGAACAAAATCCCAAGAGGAGCTTTTATCCTATGTGTATAGTGATATAATACAGGAATTAAACAAGCTGAGGGAAGAAA atCAGCAGGTCACATCATGA